Part of the bacterium genome is shown below.
GGCGACCCTGATAAAGCAAGAAATTTTCGGTTGACACGGACTTATGATATGTTGACGCGAATTATGAATGATAGGAATTCGGAGAACCCACTCGCGCAAGAGAGGACAAGGTTATATTTGGAATATATACAAAAAGAAGTAAAATAATTAACACTATTTCATGCAAAATCGTGACCAATTTGAAAGAGCCGTAAAAGCGAAACTGGAGCCTAATATCTTCAATCACTCCTTGGCAGTGGAGGCCTGTATGGGCGCAATTTATGACTATTGTAAGGAAAATAATCTTTTGGGCGCCGGTGATGAAATACGCGAAGAATGGCAACTGGCTGGCTTGATTCATGATATTGATTACGCAGGGGAAACCAAGAGTGAACACCCCAATAAAACTCGGGAAGTGTTGGCAAAATATGGTATTGAGATTTCGGATACGGTGGACACGATTGTGAAGGCGCACGCGCCCAGTTTGACTGGTGTACAGCCAAAAACAAAGGCGCAGTGGGCAGTATTTTGCGTCGATAGCCTAACTGGTTTGATTACCGCTGTTGCGTATGTGTATCCGTCAAAAAAACTCGCAGACGTAAAGACATCATCAGTATTAAAAAGATTTTTGAAAGAACCAAAATTTGCCGCCGGAACAAGGCGTGATGAAGTTGCGCAGTGCGTAAATCCTAATGGTCTAAATATTTCGATTGAAAAGTTTGTTGAGATTAATTTGGTAGCAATGCAGAAGATCGCTGGAGAGATTGGTCTATAGGAGTGATATGATTTTATAGTTATGAACATAATGCTTAAGGTTCCTGCATTTGTTTGGCTGTTGGTTTTGACTTTGTTTTGTGCTTTTGGTGAATATCTTTCTAAAAAGTGGGGAATGAACCCCGGTTGGACGTTTGCATTTCTTGTTTCAGGTGTTTACGCGATTGGGGCGATGTTCTGGTTGCCGGCTTTGTTACATAAAAATCAGTTGGCCGTGATGGGGACGATTTGGGCACTTATGATCGCCATTTTAACTGTTGCAATCGGTTTACTAGTTTTTCATGAGTCGTTATCAATAGTTCAAACAATAGGGATTTTGCTGGCACTCGTTTCATTGGGGTTACTCTGGATGTGAAGCTGGAGACGGGAGACGAGAAACTGGAAACTAGAGACAAAAAACTGGATCTCGATACGATGACTGAAACGTTAAAATTTGTTATTATATGGGTATGGATAACAACGCACTATTAAAAGCAATTGGGATTGGGATTGGGGTTTTCGTGGTAATGATGTTAATTTTTTGGGGTATCGCAAAATATTCCGGAATGGAAATTTTAAATTTCCCGACAAGAACTCCGGCAGTTCAAGTAACAGCACAACCAACAACTCCGCCATTTTTGCAGTAAATAAAACAGCTCACAGGACGTGAGGTTGTTTTTTGTACATTTGGATTGTTTTGCTTCGCTTCGCAAAACCATTCAATGAGAGCGGGCCGCCCAGCCTGAAGGCTGGAGCGAGCCTCGCTCAAAAATACTTGGTATTTTTGAGCGGGTAGCGGGAGTCGGACCCGCGTCTTCAGGTTGGAAACCTGACATAATGCCGTTATACTACACCCGCATTTCTTGCTTCAGATTGCCAAAAAAAAGCGGTTAGGTCAACCTGCGAGAACCTGTCCTAGCGGTATTTCAGTGCCCAGTATATTATGAGGTTATGACATGGGATTACGATAAAAATGAATACGAAAAACAAGCCACAGCTGATCCTGTTTGGCACTTGGAACGGTTGATAAATTATGGTTTGAATGGTGAAAAAATTAATCGGGAACTGCTTAAAAAACATTTGCCCGAATTAAAAATTCCGCAAAATCGCCGCGATTTTTTGGAGTTATTGCTATGGAACAAGAAATTTTAACAAATCTTCAAAAAAAAGTTATTAATATGGTCGTCGACGAACCAAATTTGGGTAGTTTTTACTTGTCCGGTGGGACTGCCTTAGCGGCTTGTTACTTACGGCATCGCTATTCCGATGATCTGGATTTCTTTTCTTTTGATGATCCGGACAGTATATTTTTGCACTCATTCGCAGAAAAAATTAAAGCCACTATTGTGGCGGATGAAATTCGGTACGAAAAAAAGTATGACAGATATTTGTTTTATTTTTT
Proteins encoded:
- a CDS encoding HD domain-containing protein; the protein is MQNRDQFERAVKAKLEPNIFNHSLAVEACMGAIYDYCKENNLLGAGDEIREEWQLAGLIHDIDYAGETKSEHPNKTREVLAKYGIEISDTVDTIVKAHAPSLTGVQPKTKAQWAVFCVDSLTGLITAVAYVYPSKKLADVKTSSVLKRFLKEPKFAAGTRRDEVAQCVNPNGLNISIEKFVEINLVAMQKIAGEIGL